A genomic region of Venturia canescens isolate UGA chromosome 9, ASM1945775v1, whole genome shotgun sequence contains the following coding sequences:
- the LOC122416306 gene encoding histone H4: MTGRGKGGKGLGKGGAKRHRKVLRDNIQGITKPAIRRLARRGGVKRISGLIYEETRGVLKVFLENVIRDAVTYTEHAKRKTVTAMDVVYALKRQGRTLYGFGG; this comes from the coding sequence ATGACTGGACGTGGAAAGGGAGGAAAGGGATTGGGAAAAGGAGGAGCCAAGCGCCATCGTAAAGTTCTTCGTGACAACATCCAAGGTATCACCAAGCCAGCTATCCGTCGTTTGGCTCGTCGTGGTGGTGTCAAGCGTATATCTGGATTGATCTACGAAGAGACCCGTGGTGTTCTCAAAGTTTTCCTTGAAAACGTCATCCGTGACGCTGTCACTTACACCGAACACGCCAAGAGGAAGACCGTTACTGCTATGGACGTTGTCTACGCTCTGAAACGTCAAGGTCGCACTCTCTACGGCTTTGGCGGTTAA
- the LOC122416303 gene encoding histone H2B, which produces MPPKASGKAVKKAGKAQKNITKTDKKKKRKRKESYAIYIYKVLKQVHPDTGVSSKAMSIMNSFVNDIFERIAAEASRLAHYNKRSTITSREIQTAVRLLLPGELAKHAVSEGTKAVTKYTSSK; this is translated from the coding sequence ATGCCGCCCAAAGCCAGTGGTAAAGCTGTCAAGAAAGCCGGCAAGGCTCAGAAGAATATTACGAAGACTGACAAGAAGAAAAAGCGTAAGAGGAAGGAAAGCTACGCTATCTACATCTACAAAGTACTTAAACAAGTCCACCCTGATACTGGAGTCTCCAGCAAGGCGATGAGCATCATGAACAGCTTCGTCAACGACATTTTTGAACGTATCGCTGCTGAAGCCTCTCGTCTCGCTCATTACAACAAGCGATCAACGATCACGTCTCGGGAAATCCAGACCGCTGTTCGACTCCTGTTGCCTGGTGAACTTGCCAAGCACGCTGTTAGTGAGGGCACCAAAGCTGTCACTAAATACACGAGCTCGAAGTAA
- the CYLD gene encoding ubiquitin carboxyl-terminal hydrolase CYLD isoform X2, producing the protein MRLCIYHNNSVTGPRMFRFRLERQCCFFIDMIAAISLQRRSLSLLVSRSFHFHEDRESVPATTSTRQFPAGPISNLTLATLSDVYPFELGLSEEAKSSEVGKSLSMENVGNEYYFEAPSKSSSNNHITNGKRIPSDFSAAFDERLNIFDDRNNNNTNRDTSPHLSNALVPKVAHKSAKSKILVNDASSLLSRNHDCFDFPDSLPKKYGNNGIPKSEDTGDVKVDSTVEVSLGAETRYGVVRWIGTPPGVTPGKTIAAIELGDGQHTLGTDGTYNGIRYFHCRPYRAIFTEVEHCQPFDMTLADDHMYKLNGSDFGSSENPVVTGIVRPICVEADLESICGKYRGIQGHHNSCYLDATLFSMFAFTSVFDNLLFRPPNEKDCPQYEEVQRVLREEIVNPLRKNMLVKADRVMKLRMLLEKLSSVSGLTSEEKDPEEFLTSLVAQILNAEPFLKLSSGQDAYHYQLFVEKDDHLSFPTVQQLLEQSFLTSNIRLKEVPSCLIIQMPRFGKSFKMYQKIQPTLLLDVTDIIEDSPRQCTVCGKLAEFECKECYGQCGVGLESIAFCMHCLEKVHRHERRTNHEPKKLEIPTEFIILQEHCPVPRLFLELSAVVCIETSHYVSFVKCGSGSEAPWCFFDSMADREGEQNGYNIPEMVPCPDFPYWLSEEGANSLSELTDDRQLPEHAKRLLCDAYMCMYQSSDIMMYK; encoded by the exons ATGCGTTTGTGTATATATCACAATAATTCAGTGACCGGCCCACGAATGTTTAGGTTCAGACTCGAAAGGCAATgctgttttttcattgatatgATCGCCGCTATATCGCTCCAACGAAGATCACTATCACTACTGGTTAGCCGCTCCTTCCACTTCCAT GAGGATCGTGAATCTGTACCAGCGACTACTTCAACTAGACAATTCCCTGCAGGCCCGATAAGCAATTTGACTTTGGCAACATTGAGTGATGTATATCCTTTTGAACTTGGACTCTCCGAAGAAGCAAAATCGAGTGAAGTtg GAAAATCTTTGAGCATGGAAAACGTGGGCaacgaatattattttgaagCACCGTCGAAAAGTTCGTCCAATAATCATATTACAAACGGCAAAAGGATTCCATCAGATTTTAGTGCTGCTTTTGACGAACGGTTGAACATCTTTGACGACAGGAACAACAATAATACAAACAGAGACACATCGCCACATTTGAGTAACGCTTTGGTTCCAAAAGTTGCACATAAATCTGCAAAGTCGAAAATACTCGTCAACGATGCGAGTTCTCTGCTCTCGAGGAATCACGACTGCTTCGATTTTCCCG ACAGTTTGCCCAAGAAATATGGAAACAATGGAATTCCAAAGAGCGAAGATACCGGAGATGTGAAAGTGGATTCTACAGTCGAAGTTTCTCTAGGTGCTGAAACTCGCTACGGTGTCGTACGATGGATTGGCACACCTCCAGGTGTTACTCCTGGTAAAACAATCGCAGCTATTGAATTG GGAGATGGACAACATACCCTTGGCACAGACGGAACTTACAACGGTATTAGATATTTTCACTGCAGACCTTATCGAGCCATTTTCACGGAGGTGGAACACTGTCAACCATTCGATATGACACTC GCTGACGACCATATGTACAAGCTAAATGGGAGTGACTTCGGATCGAGCGAGAATCCTGTAGTCACAGGGATTGTAAGACCAATTTGCGTCGAGGCAGATCTCGAAAGTATATGTGGAAAATATCGAGGTATACAAGGGCATCATAATTCGTGTTACTTGGACGCAACTCTATTCAGTATGTTCGCTTTCACAAGCGTTTTCGACAATTTACTCTTCAG GCCGCCGAATGAAAAGGATTGCCCACAGTACGAAGAAGTGCAAAGAGTTTTGCGCGAGGAAATAGTGAACCCTTTGAGGAAGAACATGCTTGTTAAAGCCGACAGAGTTATGAAACTAAGAATGCTGCTCGAAAAACTTTCCTCGGTGTCCGGCCTTACTAGTGAAGAAAAAG ATCCCGAGGAATTCCTAACGTCTCTGGTCGCACAGATATTAAACGCTGAACCATTCCTGAAATTGAGTTCCGGCCAGGATGCCTACCATTATCAGCTTTTCGTTGAGAAAGACGATCATCTCAGCTTTCCAACGGTTCAGCAATTACTCGAGCAGAGTTTCCTTACGAGTAACATCAGACTGAAAGAGGTTCCATCCTGTCTAATTATCCAAATGCCACGTTTCGGAAAATCCTTTAAAATGTATCAGAAAATTCAACCAACACTGCTTCTAGACGTGACGGATATCATCGAAGACT CTCCTCGGCAGTGTACTGTTTGCGGAAAATTGGCGGAATTCGAATGCAAAGAATGCTATGGACAGTGCGGTGTCGGCCTTGAAAGCATAGCATTTTGTATGCACTGTCTTGAAAAG GTCCATCGTCACGAACGACGAACGAATCACGAACCAAAGAAGCTCGAAATACCGACTGAATTCATCATTTTGCAAGAGCACTGTCCAGTGCCACGACTATTTTTGGAGCTGTCCGCCGTTGTTTGCATCGAAACTTCACACTACGTGTCTTTCGTTAAATGTGGCTCGGGATCTGAAGCTCCATGGTGCTTTTTTGATTCCATGGCTGACAGAGAAG GTGAGCAGAACGGTTACAACATCCCCGAGATGGTCCCATGTCCTGATTTTCCATATTGGTTGAGCGAAGAAGGCGCTAATTCCTTGAGCGAGTTAACCGATGATCGTCAACTACCGGAACACGCGAAGAGACTTTTGTGCGATGCTTACATGTGCATGTATCAATCGTCGGATATAATGATGTACAAATAA
- the LOC122416136 gene encoding histone H2A-like yields MSGRGKGGKVKGKSKTRSNRAGLQFPVGRIHRLLRKGNYAERVGGGAPVYLAAVMEYLAAEVLELAGNAARDNKKTRIIPRHLQLAIRNDEELNKLLSGVTIAQGGVLPNIQAVLLPKKTEKKA; encoded by the coding sequence ATGTCTGGACGCGGCAAAGGTGGAAAAGTAAAGGGAAAGTCAAAGACTCGTTCCAACCGAGCTGGACTTCAATTTCCCGTGGGAAGAATCCATCGTCTTCTCCGCAAAGGAAACTACGCAGAGCGAGTTGGCGGAGGTGCTCCAGTCTACCTCGCTGCCGTCATGGAATACTTGGCCGCTGAAGTTCTTGAGTTGGCTGGCAATGCCGCTCGTGACAACAAGAAGACCAGAATCATCCCTCGTCATCTTCAATTGGCAATCCGCAATGACGAAGAGTTGAACAAACTTCTCTCAGGAGTTACTATCGCTCAAGGAGGTGTCCTGCCTAACATCCAAGCAGTACTTTTGCCCAAGAAAACTGAGAAGAAGGCATAA
- the mRpS28 gene encoding 28S ribosomal protein S28, mitochondrial — protein sequence MQSCHRITANLCRLRIFGMKHNPSVVRFFTTDKIDTTETSGKSEEFNENKETVEPKVELSGFAKAFAKFSEAEPPKKEEVQTFANLLRHSNFVDLGDPEGKIVPGRIFHVVGDDLYIDFGWKFHCVCTRPMKNAESYVRGALVRVRIKDLELSTRFLGATKDLTILEADCVLTSLISTPMKNVAVEAVE from the exons ATGCAGAGTTGCCACAGAATAACTGCAAATCTTTGTAGGTTACGTATTTTTGGAATGAAACATAACCCTAGTGTTGTGAGATTTTTTACTACTGATAAAATCGACACAACTGAAACATCAGGAAAATCGGaggaattcaatgaaaataaagaaactgtCGAACCTAAGGTTGAACTAAGTGGTTTTGCAAAGgcatttgccaaattttccGAGGCAGAACCGCCAAAAAAGGAGGAAGTTCAAACTTTCGCAAATTTACTGCGTCACTCCAATTTTGTTGAT TTAGGTGATCCAGAAGGCAAAATCGTCCCAGGCAGAATATTCCACGTAGTTGGCGATGATTTGTACATCGATTTTGGTTGGAAGTTCCATTGTGTTTGCACACGTCCAATGAAGAATGCAGA gaGTTATGTTCGAGGCGCTTTGGTCCGAGTTAGGATAAAAGACTTGGAATTGTCCACAAGATTTTTGGGAGCCACAAAGGATCTCACAATTTTAGAAGCAGATTGCGTACTCACCTCATTAATTAGTACACCTATGAAAAACGTTGCCGTAGAGGCTGTAGAATAA
- the CYLD gene encoding ubiquitin carboxyl-terminal hydrolase CYLD isoform X3 — translation MSMSPSYPLEDRESVPATTSTRQFPAGPISNLTLATLSDVYPFELGLSEEAKSSEVGKSLSMENVGNEYYFEAPSKSSSNNHITNGKRIPSDFSAAFDERLNIFDDRNNNNTNRDTSPHLSNALVPKVAHKSAKSKILVNDASSLLSRNHDCFDFPDSLPKKYGNNGIPKSEDTGDVKVDSTVEVSLGAETRYGVVRWIGTPPGVTPGKTIAAIELGDGQHTLGTDGTYNGIRYFHCRPYRAIFTEVEHCQPFDMTLADDHMYKLNGSDFGSSENPVVTGIVRPICVEADLESICGKYRGIQGHHNSCYLDATLFSMFAFTSVFDNLLFRPPNEKDCPQYEEVQRVLREEIVNPLRKNMLVKADRVMKLRMLLEKLSSVSGLTSEEKDPEEFLTSLVAQILNAEPFLKLSSGQDAYHYQLFVEKDDHLSFPTVQQLLEQSFLTSNIRLKEVPSCLIIQMPRFGKSFKMYQKIQPTLLLDVTDIIEDSPRQCTVCGKLAEFECKECYGQCGVGLESIAFCMHCLEKVHRHERRTNHEPKKLEIPTEFIILQEHCPVPRLFLELSAVVCIETSHYVSFVKCGSGSEAPWCFFDSMADREGEQNGYNIPEMVPCPDFPYWLSEEGANSLSELTDDRQLPEHAKRLLCDAYMCMYQSSDIMMYK, via the exons ATGTCAATGTCACCGAGTTACCCCTTG GAGGATCGTGAATCTGTACCAGCGACTACTTCAACTAGACAATTCCCTGCAGGCCCGATAAGCAATTTGACTTTGGCAACATTGAGTGATGTATATCCTTTTGAACTTGGACTCTCCGAAGAAGCAAAATCGAGTGAAGTtg GAAAATCTTTGAGCATGGAAAACGTGGGCaacgaatattattttgaagCACCGTCGAAAAGTTCGTCCAATAATCATATTACAAACGGCAAAAGGATTCCATCAGATTTTAGTGCTGCTTTTGACGAACGGTTGAACATCTTTGACGACAGGAACAACAATAATACAAACAGAGACACATCGCCACATTTGAGTAACGCTTTGGTTCCAAAAGTTGCACATAAATCTGCAAAGTCGAAAATACTCGTCAACGATGCGAGTTCTCTGCTCTCGAGGAATCACGACTGCTTCGATTTTCCCG ACAGTTTGCCCAAGAAATATGGAAACAATGGAATTCCAAAGAGCGAAGATACCGGAGATGTGAAAGTGGATTCTACAGTCGAAGTTTCTCTAGGTGCTGAAACTCGCTACGGTGTCGTACGATGGATTGGCACACCTCCAGGTGTTACTCCTGGTAAAACAATCGCAGCTATTGAATTG GGAGATGGACAACATACCCTTGGCACAGACGGAACTTACAACGGTATTAGATATTTTCACTGCAGACCTTATCGAGCCATTTTCACGGAGGTGGAACACTGTCAACCATTCGATATGACACTC GCTGACGACCATATGTACAAGCTAAATGGGAGTGACTTCGGATCGAGCGAGAATCCTGTAGTCACAGGGATTGTAAGACCAATTTGCGTCGAGGCAGATCTCGAAAGTATATGTGGAAAATATCGAGGTATACAAGGGCATCATAATTCGTGTTACTTGGACGCAACTCTATTCAGTATGTTCGCTTTCACAAGCGTTTTCGACAATTTACTCTTCAG GCCGCCGAATGAAAAGGATTGCCCACAGTACGAAGAAGTGCAAAGAGTTTTGCGCGAGGAAATAGTGAACCCTTTGAGGAAGAACATGCTTGTTAAAGCCGACAGAGTTATGAAACTAAGAATGCTGCTCGAAAAACTTTCCTCGGTGTCCGGCCTTACTAGTGAAGAAAAAG ATCCCGAGGAATTCCTAACGTCTCTGGTCGCACAGATATTAAACGCTGAACCATTCCTGAAATTGAGTTCCGGCCAGGATGCCTACCATTATCAGCTTTTCGTTGAGAAAGACGATCATCTCAGCTTTCCAACGGTTCAGCAATTACTCGAGCAGAGTTTCCTTACGAGTAACATCAGACTGAAAGAGGTTCCATCCTGTCTAATTATCCAAATGCCACGTTTCGGAAAATCCTTTAAAATGTATCAGAAAATTCAACCAACACTGCTTCTAGACGTGACGGATATCATCGAAGACT CTCCTCGGCAGTGTACTGTTTGCGGAAAATTGGCGGAATTCGAATGCAAAGAATGCTATGGACAGTGCGGTGTCGGCCTTGAAAGCATAGCATTTTGTATGCACTGTCTTGAAAAG GTCCATCGTCACGAACGACGAACGAATCACGAACCAAAGAAGCTCGAAATACCGACTGAATTCATCATTTTGCAAGAGCACTGTCCAGTGCCACGACTATTTTTGGAGCTGTCCGCCGTTGTTTGCATCGAAACTTCACACTACGTGTCTTTCGTTAAATGTGGCTCGGGATCTGAAGCTCCATGGTGCTTTTTTGATTCCATGGCTGACAGAGAAG GTGAGCAGAACGGTTACAACATCCCCGAGATGGTCCCATGTCCTGATTTTCCATATTGGTTGAGCGAAGAAGGCGCTAATTCCTTGAGCGAGTTAACCGATGATCGTCAACTACCGGAACACGCGAAGAGACTTTTGTGCGATGCTTACATGTGCATGTATCAATCGTCGGATATAATGATGTACAAATAA
- the CYLD gene encoding ubiquitin carboxyl-terminal hydrolase CYLD isoform X1 encodes MEDRNSSTLMCYYIAKKNTVLSRISGTCDVNVTELPLGMLVEVREEQSDGGLRIRVNSPNNDEKIWHKTEWRCHKIDLIKVPPLVWEFLAAVPVLQKRVKIASNERFCQEAARFKEDINVWYQSPRNAERTLAVIRYIRPVPELGPGFYFGLELLEDRESVPATTSTRQFPAGPISNLTLATLSDVYPFELGLSEEAKSSEVGKSLSMENVGNEYYFEAPSKSSSNNHITNGKRIPSDFSAAFDERLNIFDDRNNNNTNRDTSPHLSNALVPKVAHKSAKSKILVNDASSLLSRNHDCFDFPDSLPKKYGNNGIPKSEDTGDVKVDSTVEVSLGAETRYGVVRWIGTPPGVTPGKTIAAIELGDGQHTLGTDGTYNGIRYFHCRPYRAIFTEVEHCQPFDMTLADDHMYKLNGSDFGSSENPVVTGIVRPICVEADLESICGKYRGIQGHHNSCYLDATLFSMFAFTSVFDNLLFRPPNEKDCPQYEEVQRVLREEIVNPLRKNMLVKADRVMKLRMLLEKLSSVSGLTSEEKDPEEFLTSLVAQILNAEPFLKLSSGQDAYHYQLFVEKDDHLSFPTVQQLLEQSFLTSNIRLKEVPSCLIIQMPRFGKSFKMYQKIQPTLLLDVTDIIEDSPRQCTVCGKLAEFECKECYGQCGVGLESIAFCMHCLEKVHRHERRTNHEPKKLEIPTEFIILQEHCPVPRLFLELSAVVCIETSHYVSFVKCGSGSEAPWCFFDSMADREGEQNGYNIPEMVPCPDFPYWLSEEGANSLSELTDDRQLPEHAKRLLCDAYMCMYQSSDIMMYK; translated from the exons ATGGAGGATCGAAATTCATCCACTCTCATGTGTTATTACATTGccaaaaaaaatactgttttGAGTCGAATCTCTGGGACGTGCGATGTCAATGTCACCGAGTTACCCCTTGGTATGTTGGTTGAGGTTAGGGAAGAACAGTCAGACGGGGGTCTTCGAATACGCGTCAATAGCCCGaacaatgatgaaaaaatatggcaTAAAACCGAATGGCGTTGTCACAAAATCGATCTCATCAAAGTACCGCCCTTAGTTTGGGAATTTCTTGCTGCTGTACCAGTGCTCCAGAAAAGAGTCAAAATTGCGAGTAACGAAAGATTTTGTCAAGAAGCCGCCAGGTTCAAAGAAGACATCAATGTTTGGTATCAATCACCTCGTAATGCCGAAAGAACATTGGCAGTTATAAGATACATCAGACCTGTTCCCGAGCTGGGACCTGGATTTTACTTTGGTCTTGAATTGCTG GAGGATCGTGAATCTGTACCAGCGACTACTTCAACTAGACAATTCCCTGCAGGCCCGATAAGCAATTTGACTTTGGCAACATTGAGTGATGTATATCCTTTTGAACTTGGACTCTCCGAAGAAGCAAAATCGAGTGAAGTtg GAAAATCTTTGAGCATGGAAAACGTGGGCaacgaatattattttgaagCACCGTCGAAAAGTTCGTCCAATAATCATATTACAAACGGCAAAAGGATTCCATCAGATTTTAGTGCTGCTTTTGACGAACGGTTGAACATCTTTGACGACAGGAACAACAATAATACAAACAGAGACACATCGCCACATTTGAGTAACGCTTTGGTTCCAAAAGTTGCACATAAATCTGCAAAGTCGAAAATACTCGTCAACGATGCGAGTTCTCTGCTCTCGAGGAATCACGACTGCTTCGATTTTCCCG ACAGTTTGCCCAAGAAATATGGAAACAATGGAATTCCAAAGAGCGAAGATACCGGAGATGTGAAAGTGGATTCTACAGTCGAAGTTTCTCTAGGTGCTGAAACTCGCTACGGTGTCGTACGATGGATTGGCACACCTCCAGGTGTTACTCCTGGTAAAACAATCGCAGCTATTGAATTG GGAGATGGACAACATACCCTTGGCACAGACGGAACTTACAACGGTATTAGATATTTTCACTGCAGACCTTATCGAGCCATTTTCACGGAGGTGGAACACTGTCAACCATTCGATATGACACTC GCTGACGACCATATGTACAAGCTAAATGGGAGTGACTTCGGATCGAGCGAGAATCCTGTAGTCACAGGGATTGTAAGACCAATTTGCGTCGAGGCAGATCTCGAAAGTATATGTGGAAAATATCGAGGTATACAAGGGCATCATAATTCGTGTTACTTGGACGCAACTCTATTCAGTATGTTCGCTTTCACAAGCGTTTTCGACAATTTACTCTTCAG GCCGCCGAATGAAAAGGATTGCCCACAGTACGAAGAAGTGCAAAGAGTTTTGCGCGAGGAAATAGTGAACCCTTTGAGGAAGAACATGCTTGTTAAAGCCGACAGAGTTATGAAACTAAGAATGCTGCTCGAAAAACTTTCCTCGGTGTCCGGCCTTACTAGTGAAGAAAAAG ATCCCGAGGAATTCCTAACGTCTCTGGTCGCACAGATATTAAACGCTGAACCATTCCTGAAATTGAGTTCCGGCCAGGATGCCTACCATTATCAGCTTTTCGTTGAGAAAGACGATCATCTCAGCTTTCCAACGGTTCAGCAATTACTCGAGCAGAGTTTCCTTACGAGTAACATCAGACTGAAAGAGGTTCCATCCTGTCTAATTATCCAAATGCCACGTTTCGGAAAATCCTTTAAAATGTATCAGAAAATTCAACCAACACTGCTTCTAGACGTGACGGATATCATCGAAGACT CTCCTCGGCAGTGTACTGTTTGCGGAAAATTGGCGGAATTCGAATGCAAAGAATGCTATGGACAGTGCGGTGTCGGCCTTGAAAGCATAGCATTTTGTATGCACTGTCTTGAAAAG GTCCATCGTCACGAACGACGAACGAATCACGAACCAAAGAAGCTCGAAATACCGACTGAATTCATCATTTTGCAAGAGCACTGTCCAGTGCCACGACTATTTTTGGAGCTGTCCGCCGTTGTTTGCATCGAAACTTCACACTACGTGTCTTTCGTTAAATGTGGCTCGGGATCTGAAGCTCCATGGTGCTTTTTTGATTCCATGGCTGACAGAGAAG GTGAGCAGAACGGTTACAACATCCCCGAGATGGTCCCATGTCCTGATTTTCCATATTGGTTGAGCGAAGAAGGCGCTAATTCCTTGAGCGAGTTAACCGATGATCGTCAACTACCGGAACACGCGAAGAGACTTTTGTGCGATGCTTACATGTGCATGTATCAATCGTCGGATATAATGATGTACAAATAA